From the Ensifer adhaerens genome, the window CCGCTTCGCAGGCGTCGGCTTCACCGGCGACGCCATCGCAGCTCTTCACCGCATTGACGAGAATGCGCGAATAGGTTGCGCATGGTCCGCCAGATATATCGAACTGTCGCACCGTCGTGCGTCCCTTTTGCAGTCGTCCGAAATTCAACACCGTCAACCGCTCCACTCCGCCCGCCTTGTTGAAGAAGGCAAATTCGAAGGCCGCCTTGGATATTTCCGCCGGCATGCCGTTTGTCAGCAGGAAGGTCACGCGACAACTGTCCTTGGCATCCGCCAGCGCATTGAGTTCGATCTTCAGTTCGGGTTTTTCCTGCGCCATGCCTGGCGTCACCAGCAGCAGGCTCAGACTTGCGGAGCGGCAAAGGCTTCGTAAAACACTCATGGGTGAGGACTCCTTCATTCGGCGGCGAAAGCCAGTCTTGGCGCAGAGAGCGCTGATTGCGGCAGGACGAAGAGACCAGCGCTCGGCGCAACGTTGGGATGAAGGGGGCAACCGAACACGTCGGCAAGCATCTCGGCCCGCAAAACGTCAGCCGGAGTTCCCGCACCGGCAACGCGCCCATCCTTCATCAGCACGACCCGGTCGGCATACATGGCGCTGAGATTAAGGTCGTGCATGACCGCGATGACACCCCCGCCGGCATTTGCATAGGCTTGAGCCAGGTCCATCAGCGCGATCTGGTGGCGGATGTCGAGACTGGCCACCGGCTCATCCATGATCAGCCAGCGGGGCCCTACGCTGCTCACTGGCTCCCAGATCTGGCACAACACGCGGGCAAGCTGGACACGCTGGCGCTCCCCACCTGAGAGCGTCTGGATGCGCCGTGGACCAAAGCCCGGAAGGCCGACACGATCCAGCGCGGCCTCGATGAGGGCAGTCGGGTCTGCGGGGCGGGTCGCCCCGGCCGTGACCCCAAGGCCCACCACTTCAGCCACCGTGAACGGGAAGGCAACGGTCGTCTCTTGCGCCAGCACTGCGCGCTGGGCTGCAAGCTGCCAGCCTTTGTAGTCGCGCATGTCTCGCCCGTTGATGGCGATTGTGCCTGAGGCAGCAATCTCGCCGGAGATCGCCTTGACCAGAGTCGACTTTCCTGAGCCGTTGGGGCCGGCGATCACGGTTACCTCACCCGCGCGCGCGTCAAAGTCCACAGCGTGAAGGACTGTTTTCCTGTCATAGCGGACGCTCAGCTCTTGTGCCGAAATCATACTCATCCGATGCCTTCCTTACAGATCGAGCAGGTTGCGGCGGCGAAGCAGCAACCACAGGAAGAAGGGCGCGCCGGCCAGCGCCGTGATAATGCCGATGGGCAGTTCAGCGGGCGCGGCGACCGTGCGCGCGACCGCATCAGCCAGCACCAGAAGCGCGCCGCCAAGCAGCGCCGAGGCCGGGAGCAGGACACGATGGTTCGGGCCCACCGCCAGTCTGAGAATGTGTGGAACGACGATTCCGACAAATCCGATACCGCCGCTGACGGCGACCGAAACGCCAGTCATCGCCGCAACGATGACGATGGCGGAGCGCTTCAGCCGCTCGACGGAAATGCCCATGTGCCAGGCTGCCGCCTCGCCGAGAGCCAGCGCGTTGAGCCCGCGCGCCATGAATGGCAAAACGGAAAAGGATGCGCCGACGACGAGGGTCAGCATGGCAATGCGTGGCCAGGTCGCGCCGCCCAGCGAGCCCATGCTCCAGAACGTGAGGTCACGCAGTTGCTTGTCGTCGGCCATGTAGACGAGAAGCCCCGTCGCCGAGTTCGACAGTGCCCCGAGCGCGATGCCGGCAAGCAGCATGGTGGCAATCGAGGTCCGCCCGAGCCGGGTCGAAAGTCCGTAAAGGACGGTCGTCGTCAGCAGACCGCCGAGAAAGGCTGCGCCGGGAAGCGCGGCATAGGCGAAGGCCCCTGCAACCGGCAGCGCCAATGCACCACCCAGCACAATCATCACTGCCGCGCCAAGGCCTGCGCCTGCCGAAACGCCAGCGAGACCGGGATCGGCAAGCGGATTACGGAAAATGCCCTGCATGACCGCGCCGGAAACAGCCAGCGCGGCCCCAACCAGCAGCCCCATGACGACGCGCGGCAATCGGATCTGTTCGACGATCAGCAGATCGCGCGGCGCAATCGCGTCGTGTGCAGCCAGCCCCAGCCAGTGCGCGGCAACCGCGAGCGCAGATGCATTCGAGGCCCCTGCCGTCAGCGAGACGCCGGCGGAGAGAAAGACTCCGATCACCAGAAGCGCAAGCACAGCCTGTGGCAGCGCAGTTCCTTGCGACCTTTCTCGCTTCCCCTCGCGTTCACCGGCTGTGGCTGTCGCGGCCATCCTCATTCTCCCGGTTTGCGCGCGCCATAAAGCGCGTCATGCAGGGCGACGATGGCATCGGCCGTGCGCGGGCCGAAGCCGAGCAGATACATCCCGTCCATCCGCACGATCCGTTTCGCCTTGCCGGCGGGCGTTTCGGCAATCGCCGGCAGAGCCAGAACCGCATCGTCGCTGGCGGAATGGTCTCCTGTCGGGTTCATCATCAATATGATGTCAGGCGCGGCGGCGATGACGGCCTCGTCGCTGACAGGCTTGTAGCCGTCGATGTCGGAGAGCACGTTCTCTGCCCCCGCCATTCTGATGATCCCGTCAGCCTGCGTGCCTGCGCCCGAGGCCATGAGGCGACCCTCTCGGGGCGACAGAATAAAGAGAACGCGTGCCTTTTTGCCGTTTGCCTGCGAAGACGCCACGGCCTTGTCGAGCGCGGTTTTCACCGTGTCGGAAAGCAACTTTGCCTTATCCTCGACACCAAGCGCTGACCCGACCGCCTCGATCTTGTCGATGATGGCCTTGCGGTCGAAGCCATCGGGGATCGCGACCATGTGCACACCGGCTGACTTCAGCGCCTCCAGCGCCGGCGGCGGGCCGGCCCCGTCGAGCATCAGGATCAGATCGGGATTGAGCGAGAGTACCCCTTCCGGAGACAGCGCGCGGATATAGCCCGTATCAGGAAGCTCCAGCGCCTCCGCCGGGTAGACGCTGGTCGAGTCGCGACCGACGAGGCGACCCTCCTCACCGAGCGCATAGACAATCTCCGTGACCGATCCGCCGATGGCGACGATACGGGAAGCCTTCGCCTCGGCGGCCTGCGCCATCGCCGGCACAAGGAGGGCCATGGCAAGCGCTGCGACTCGAGACAAGACGGCGAGATGGGTCTTCACGATGCTCATCACGCCGCCTGCGATTCTGTCGCGACCGGGAGACTTTCCACCAGAGACCGCCAGGCGCTCCGCTCGTCCTGGCCTTCGATCCGTTTGCCGAAGAACTGAATGACAAGCTCCCCCCTGGCGTCGAAGGCCTCCACGGAAGTCACATGGCCGCCATCCACCGGCTTGCGCACGGCCCAGACGTCGACGATGCGATCCTGCCGCAGATGCAGATGGAAAGTCTCGTCCATGACATTGAGCCACGGCCCCATCGTTGCGATGCGCTCAACCGGCCCGGAATGGATCTGGATGCAACCGCGATTGCCGACAAAGCACATGATGGGCAGCGCAATCTCCGCGGCACCTTCAAGCAACGGC encodes:
- a CDS encoding iron complex transport system permease protein; protein product: MAATATAGEREGKRERSQGTALPQAVLALLVIGVFLSAGVSLTAGASNASALAVAAHWLGLAAHDAIAPRDLLIVEQIRLPRVVMGLLVGAALAVSGAVMQGIFRNPLADPGLAGVSAGAGLGAAVMIVLGGALALPVAGAFAYAALPGAAFLGGLLTTTVLYGLSTRLGRTSIATMLLAGIALGALSNSATGLLVYMADDKQLRDLTFWSMGSLGGATWPRIAMLTLVVGASFSVLPFMARGLNALALGEAAAWHMGISVERLKRSAIVIVAAMTGVSVAVSGGIGFVGIVVPHILRLAVGPNHRVLLPASALLGGALLVLADAVARTVAAPAELPIGIITALAGAPFFLWLLLRRRNLLDL
- a CDS encoding iron complex transport system ATP-binding protein — its product is MSMISAQELSVRYDRKTVLHAVDFDARAGEVTVIAGPNGSGKSTLVKAISGEIAASGTIAINGRDMRDYKGWQLAAQRAVLAQETTVAFPFTVAEVVGLGVTAGATRPADPTALIEAALDRVGLPGFGPRRIQTLSGGERQRVQLARVLCQIWEPVSSVGPRWLIMDEPVASLDIRHQIALMDLAQAYANAGGGVIAVMHDLNLSAMYADRVVLMKDGRVAGAGTPADVLRAEMLADVFGCPLHPNVAPSAGLFVLPQSALSAPRLAFAAE
- a CDS encoding iron complex transport system substrate-binding protein, which encodes MSIVKTHLAVLSRVAALAMALLVPAMAQAAEAKASRIVAIGGSVTEIVYALGEEGRLVGRDSTSVYPAEALELPDTGYIRALSPEGVLSLNPDLILMLDGAGPPPALEALKSAGVHMVAIPDGFDRKAIIDKIEAVGSALGVEDKAKLLSDTVKTALDKAVASSQANGKKARVLFILSPREGRLMASGAGTQADGIIRMAGAENVLSDIDGYKPVSDEAVIAAAPDIILMMNPTGDHSASDDAVLALPAIAETPAGKAKRIVRMDGMYLLGFGPRTADAIVALHDALYGARKPGE